The sequence CGCCGATGTTCGGTAGGCCGAGGCTGTTGCCATAGCCGCCCACACCGGCGACCACCCCGTGCACCACCCGGGCGGTGTCCGGGTGATCGACCGCACCGAACCGGAGCTGATCCATCACTGCCACCGGGCGGGCACCCATCGAGATGATGTCCCGGACGATGCCGCCCACCCCGGTAGCTGCCCCCTGATAGGGCTCCACGAACGAGGGGTGGTTGTGCGACTCGACCTTGAAGGTGACCGCCCAGCCGTCGCCGATGTCCACCACGCCGGCGTTCTGCCCGATGCCGACCAGCAGGTGGGCGCGCATCTCCTCGGTCGTCTTCTCCCCGAACTGGCCGAGGTGGCGTTTGGAGGACTTGTAGGAGCAGTGCTCGGACCACATCACCGAGTACATCGCCAGCTCGGCGGCGGTGGGCCGGCGGCCGAGGATGCCGGTGATTCGGGTGTACTCGGCCTCGGTCAGGCCGAGCTCCGCGTACGGCAGCTCACCCTCCGGGTTGGCGGCGGCGGCCGCCACAGTGTCTGGCTGGTGAACGTCGGTCATGACAGACCCCCGGGGCGGCGGCGAGTGGGCACGGCCCACAGGGTACCCGCCCGGGGCGGGCCGCCAGGTGGGTGGCCCAGCGTTCGGACTGCCGCGAGCGCGCTGCCTCACCTGGAGGTCCGGCGCGACGGCGCAGCCCGCCTGGGTCTCGACTCTCACCATGGCCCCGCTCCCGGACGACGGCGCAGCCCGCCTGGGTCTCGACTCCCACCATGGCCCCGCTCCCGGACGACGGCGCAGCCCGCCTGGGTCTCGACTCTCACCTTCGCCGGTGGTGGCCACTTCCGGGCCATGGGCCGGCCCGGGAGACAATGCCGCAGTGAGCAACTCACCTGTACCTAGCTACTTCCTGCCCGCCGGCCCGGACCGGTACACACCCACGGAGCACGTGGAGGGGGCATGGAGCGACCGGGAGCAGCACGTCAGCCCGCTGGCGGGTCTGCTGGTGCACCACATGGAGTCCTACCGGCAGCAGCCTGGCCGCTCCGATGGCAAAGCGCTGAGCCGGGTCACGTTCGACATCCTCGGCCCGATCGCGCGGGCGGAGATCGCGCTGGAGACTGCGGTGCTGCGGCCGGGCCGCTCGGTGGAACTGATGCAGACCACCGCCACGATCGAGGGACGACCCACGCTCACCGCCCGCGGCTGGTACCTCTCCGCCTCCGACACCGCGGCAGTGGCCGGCACCGATCTGCCGGCTCTGCCGGATCCGGACACGTTCGAGCCGTTCGCGATGAGCGACACCTGGCCAGGGGGCTTTGTCCGCAGCGTCACCGCTCGGTCCGCCGCAGCGCCGAGGCCCGGCCGGGCCACGGTGTGGGTGAGCACCGACATCGCGCTGGTCGGCGGCGAGCAGGTCGGCGGCGAGCAGGTCGGCGGCGAGCAGGTCGGCGCCCTGGCTGCGTATATCGGGCTGATCGACGCAGCAAACGGGGTGGCCGTGCGGCAGCAGCCGACCGAGTGGCTGTTTCCGAACGTTGACCTGAGCGTGCACCTGTTCCGGCAGCCGGTCGGGCCCTGGGTGGGACTGGACACCACGGTGAGCTTCGGCCCAGCCGGGCACGGCTTGACCAGCAGCGTGCTGCACGACGTCGGCGGCCCGATCGGCACCGCCGCGCAGTCATTGCTGCTGCGCGAACGCTGAGGCCAGCGGCTCAGCGTCATGCAACAGCGGGCACCGGTAACCGCTATTGCATGACCTTCGCGAGGTTGACCGGCGAGGTTGACCGGCCGGAACCGGCTCCGCCGCGCGAACGTCTTCTCACTGACCCAGGTCTGCGCCCCCAATCTCCAGCATCCTGGACAACTGCCGGGATTCCCGTTCTGCACGGATGCGCATATCGGGCGGGAAGTATTGCAGCGCATTCCCCTGGTGAACAGACTGTCCGGCGTGAGTCTGGCCGCAGCGTCGCACATGACGCGGCGCCGTCCGTGCAGCACTGACCGGAAAGACACCTCAATGACCGACGCCGTCACCCTCAATCGCCGCCAACTGCTTGCCCTGACGCCGCTGCCTCTGGTGGCCGCCATCCCCAGCTTCGCGACCCTGCCGGCGCACGCGGCCGAACCACCCGGCGGAGGGCAAGTCATCGCGTTCATCACCGATGTGCACGTCAATCCCGAGGACCAGGTGAAGACCTCCCGTGCCCGCGCTTGTGCCGACGCCCTGGTCGAGCTCGATCCTGATCTGGTCATCCACAGCGGAGACCTCACCGATCACGGCAGCGCACTGGCGCTGCGGACCTGGATGGAGATGTTCCCGCCGGCGTTCCGCGAGCGGATCCACCACGTGCCCGGTAACCACGAGACCCATTGGAACAACGATGCCTACGAGGCCTTCGAGGCCGAGATCGGGCCGCTCCAGTACTCGGTCGACCTCGGCGACATCCACATCGTCCTCAACAACAGCTCCATCCCCGCGCATGGTGTCGCCGACTACGACGACCAGCAGATCGCCTGGCTGCGCCGGGACCTCGCCCAGGCCGCCGGCCGGCCCATCCTGGCTGTGGGCCACCATGTACTTGCCCTGACGCCGAACCAGATTCGCAACGCTGACAAGGTGCTGGACGTCCTCACCGAGGCCGGCGCCCACGCCTACCTGTGCGGACACATCCACAGCGAACGCAACAACGTGGTCAACGGGCTGACCGAACTCACCGGCGTCTCGAACGGCAACGAGCCCGGCTACTACCTCCTCACCCGCAAGACCACTGAGGACAGCGATGTGCTCGAGGTGGAACGGGTCGACATCGCCGACCCCACCGACCCCGAGGTCGAGCCGGGCCGGCACCCACTGCCCGCGATCGACCTGGCACCGACCGACCGCAACCGACTCCAGCCCACTCGGGCCGAAGCACGTATCACCGCTGACGGGCTGAAGGTCGACGTCGAGCTGCGTGACGATGTGCAGGTGGAGAAGGTCGAGGCTGCGGTGATGGGCCCGAAGCTGGCCAGCGGCACCGTCGACAACTTCGAGCCGCTGACTGCCGACGGGAACACCTGGTCGGTCACACTCGACCTCACCGAGGTCCCACCGGGCCAGAACCGCGCCTTCATCCGCGTCACCGCTCCCGGCGGTACGTCGCCGGTGGGCGGGAACCTGTGGCACTCCACTCTGCATTTCGAGCTGGAGGGGTTCATCCCGGACTGGACCTTCAGACTCCGCGGCAGCACAACGGCCGCCCTGATCTCGGACGACGATCGGGTGATCACTGCCACCACCGCTGGCCACGTCTGGGCGATGCGCAGCGAGGGTCGCCGCGTCCGGCCGGTCTGGCGTGCCCACATCGGCCCCGTGCACACCGACCCGGTCGCTCTCGCCGATCGAGGCCAGATCTTCTATCCCTCCTCCGACCACCGCATCTACGCACTGAACTCCACCACCGGTGAACTCCTCTGGCAGAGCGACCTGGGCGCGCCGGTGACGTCGGACCTGGACGTGGCCACCATCGACGGCGACCAGGTCATCCTCGCGGTCGCGGTCAATGCCCTGTACTGCCTCAACGCCGACGACGGCTCCATCCGGTGGCGCCAGCAGCTGACCGGGATCAGTGGCGGTCCGGCTACCTGTGACGGTGAGCAGATCTATCTCGGCGTCGGCGACGGAACGACCCAGGCTTTCGATGCTCGCACGGGCGAGCCGCGGTGGAGCATCGAGCACGCCGACGGCGCGGTCGACGACTACGCCAAGCTCACCGATGGGCCCTGGGAGGCGCGCCGTCTGCTGCTACCGGACAGCGCGCTCCTGGCCTACAGCAAGGACTCGATGCGGGCGGTCAGGCGCAGCAACGGTCAGCTGCTCTGGGAACGCGAGGGTTCGTTCAGCGTCTGCCCGGCAGCCCGGATGTGGGGCGGTCAGATACTGTCCGTCAGCAACAACGGCACCGTGCGCCTGCTCGACCCCACGACTGGCGACGCGGACCTGGAGGTGGAGACAGTGCCCTACATCAAGAATGCGGACTACCTGATCCGAGACTCCACCGTGATCATCACCAGCGTTGGCGGACTGGTCGCCACCGTCGACCTGGAGAGCGGAGCCAGCGAAGTCCTCGGACAGATGGCTCCCGACTACGTCATGTCCACACCGGTCCTCTCCCCGGACGAGAGCCACTACATCGTGGCCACGATGAACGGTGACCTGCGCAGTTACCCGCTGCCGGGAAGGAATGGAAGGTAGGAATGTCCCTACTGATCGTCGGTCATCGCGGGGCGATGGCCCATCAGCCCGAGAACAGCCTTGAGTCCTACGCCCTGGCCGAGGAAATCGGCGTGGACGAGATCGAGCTGGATGTGCGGCTGAGCAAGGATCACCAGCTCTTCCTGCTGCACGATCCCACCTTGGACCGCACGGCCGGGGACGACTCTGCCCGCGGCCTGGGGCCGGCAGCCGAACTGACGTTGGCCGAACTGCAGGGTGCGGTACTCGACTCCGGCCGCGGCGTGGTCAGCCTGGCGGAGATGTATGGCGCCACCTCCACTGCCATTCAGCTGGAGGTGAAGGACCCGGCGACCGTGCCGTTCCTTGCGGACTTCTTCGCCGAACGGCCGGCCGATGCCGCTCGCACGATCCTCACCGGGTTCAACGCTGACGCGCTCCACCACGCGGCAGAGGTGATGGCACAGATTCCTCGCTGCATCATCGTGAAGACGATCGCCGATGCGGAGAAGTTCGACGGCGGTTGGCAGGGTCTGGTCGATCACACCGGCTCGACCCGATTGGCCTGCGGATTCGCCGGGCTGGACCTGCCGCTGGTTCAGGCGATCCATGACCGTGGCCTGGAGTTGCACGTGTGGCCGTTACGCACGCTGGAGGACATGCGCGCAGCCATCCGCCTGGGCGTCGACGGCACCACCTCCGATGATCCGGCACAGGCTCAGCAGTGGTACCGCCAGTCGCTCGCGGAGGAGGGCGGCGCCTGACTCGACCGAGGCCGACCAGCGATCACCCGGGGTTTGGCTCAGTGGGGCGCCAGCGCCAGGCCAAGCCCCGCGGTGGAGACGATGACGGGGATCTGGTCGAAGGATCCGATCACCAGATGGGCGTGCGGGATGAGTTCCTCGCGGGTGCAGGTACCGACCACCCCGACGGCCCGGCAGTCAGCACTGCGCGCGGAGCACGCCGATGACCGTCGGCTGGCGTGTGCAGGCGCGCCGGACCGGGTGAAGGGGCCATCGGGGATGGAGCGACCGTGTCTGCATCGTCGACACGAGGGGCGTACCGTGCTCCTTATGCACCAGTCCGGCTCCATCTCCCGTGAACGGCGTCGCATCCGGTGGAGGTCGTCATGACGATCACGCGTGACCACCCCTGGGTGGGCGAGCCGCAGGAGAACCCCCTCGTGGTGGGGATCGAGGCCGACCAGGATCCCCGCGTGCTGCACCGGGCCCGGTCGCTCGCCGAGCAGCTCCGGACCGGGATGCTGTGCGTGTGGGTGGACCCGGGCCACGTGGTCGCCTCGGCAGAGATGGCCGGGGCGGGCACGGTACCGGTTGCACCCGACCAGGACGGGACGGACACCACCGAAGCCGAGGGCGCACTGATCGACCACGTGCAGCGTCAGCTGGAGGGCCGGGAGGTGTCGTGGCGGTTCGTGTACACGGCCGGCGAGGTGGCCCGGGGCCTGTCCCGGGTGGCTCGCGAGTACCAGGCGCCGATGATGGTGGTCGGTAGCCGCCGCCCCGGGTTCGCCGGGTGGATGAACGAGCTGATCGGCGGTTCCGTCGGCGGTCACCTGGCCCACACCCAGGACATCCCGGTGCTGGTAGTTCCCCTCCCCGCTCCGCGCGACTGACCGGCGGCTCACCCGCCGGCCCACCGACGCCGACGCAAACCGGGCGCGGCGGCCGAGGGCGAGTCCCGCCGTCGGCCATCTCCTAGGCGAAACGCACCTGACCCGAACGCCGCTATGAAACGATGTGAGTGACAATCCAGCGGGGGAACCGAAGGAGGACGGCGTGCCGCCGACAGTGGGCACCGACCACGTAGCGGGGGGAACCTGGAGTTGCTGAAGTTCCCGGACCTGGACGTGCACCTCGGCAGGGAAGCCGGCCAGTTGATCGCCGAGCGACCGCCTGCCGAGCGCCCGGACGGTATCTTCGGCGGTAATGACATGCAGGCGATCGAGATCGTCGCCGAGCTGGCGGCCCCGAGGGTGGACGTCCCCGGCGAGGTGGCGGTGGTCGGTTACGACGACATCGTGTTCGCCTCGAGCATCGCGCGTCCGCTGACCTCGATCCGGCAAGCCAGCAAGGAGATCGGCGCTGCGGCGGCCCAGATGCTCGTCGACCGCCTCCACTGCCCTGACGAGCCGGCTCAACAGCTGTTGTTCCAACCAGAACTCCGAGTGCGGACTAGCACGCGGGGCTGAACCCACCGCGGAACCGACGGCCGCGGGACTCACGACCGAAGGAGCAGGACATGGCCGAATCAGACAACCCAGCGGGCAAGGTCATCGACGCGGCCCGGGACGCGCTCACCGTGCGCCGCGTGTTCGGGGAAGCCTACGAGGCCGATGGCGCCACAGTGATCCCGGTGGCGCGGGTGCTCGGCGGTGCCGGGATGGGGTACGGCTCCGGGATGGGCCGGGACCCGCGAGCGGAGAGCGACGGCCCGAATGCCGAAGGCACCGGCGGCGGTGGCACGTTCGGTGCGTGCGCCCAGCCGGCCGGGGTATTCGTGATCCGCGGCGGAGAAGTCACCTGGAAGCCAGCACTGGACCTGAACGTGGCGATCCTCGGCGGCCAACTGCTCGGTGGCGTGATCGCCATCGCTGTTGCCTGCACGGCCCGGGTGCGGGCAAAGTCTCAGGCTCAGTCAGCGCGGTGGCGGCGGGGCTGAGCCTGCCCGAGTGACCCAACGCGGCTGACCCAACGCGGCTGAGCCGGCACCACGAATCCGACGCCGCGGCCTCGTGAGTGAAGGTGCTGGGGTCATCGCCCCAGTAATTTCACCCGCGAGCCCGGATCGAGCAAGCCGTACCAGCCCGGCTGGATCAGGCCGCGAGCGCGCCGAGACGCTCAGCCAACCGGGTCCCCATCAGCCGGTAGCCCTCCGCGCCCGGGTGCAGACCGTCAGCCAGCAGGTGCGCCTCGTCCACATCGAGCACGCCCAGCCCGTCCACGAGGTGCAGGTGCTCATCGTCCTCGCTGAGCACGGCCACCACGTCCGCCAAGGCTTCCCGCATGGTCTCGAGGTTCAGGCCGACGGCGTTATCCGTGGTCTCCCGGTCCGGTGAGCCGATCGGGGTGATCACAGCGATCGGCACCCCAGGGTGGGAGTCCCGGACCCGCTCGATGAACCCGGAGGCCTGTGCCGCAAAGGTGCGTTCGCTGAACGTGGCGGCGTTGTGGATGTTGATCCCGAGGCACAGCGAGATGACGTCGGCCTCGAGGGACTCCAGCGCCCGCTCCACGATCGGGTCGAGCTGACACTGGCCGGACAGGCCGAGGCAGGTCAGGTCCCAGCCGCGCGTCGTGGCGGCGATCGCCGGCCACGTCTCGCTGGGGCCAGCTGCCAGTCGGCACTGGCTGATCGACGAGCCGTAGGTGACCCATCGGGGCCGGGCCGGGAGGGGCTCGATCGTGGTGCCGCCGCTCAGTTCCAGCATGCCGACGGTGGTGCGGCCCACCTGAGGCAGCCAGATCCGTACCTCGTGCAGCCCTTCGGGCAGGTCCCAGGTGAGCGTGTGGCTGCCATCGGTGAGCTGTCGGCGATCGACGAGCTCGCCATCGACGGTCAGGTCCAGAGTGCCCGGGCTGTCGTAGCTGAAGGTCAGCGGCAGTCGCAGGGCAGCAGCATCGGTGATCAGTTCCACCCGCACCCCGGCGGCCATCTGCGCCATCTCGACCAGCGCCGGCGCGTGCGCGCGACGGGCCCGCTCCGGTGGCAGCCGCCAGGGCTGGTACAACTCGCCTGCCGGCACCCAGGTGTAGGCGCCACGCCAGAATGGCGAGTCGGCGGCCGGCTCCAGGTGGGTGCTGGCCGGCGCAGTGCTGGCCGGCGCAGTGTTCGTGGTGGTCTCCAGGGCCGCTTCGCTCACGGAGGCAGCGTACTGGTGACGCGACTACGCCTGGTGAGCTACGCCGTCGCCGGCTTGAAACGCCTGGATCCGCTCGACGGCGGCGCGCACGGCTGCAGCGCCCGCACCGAAGGAGAGCCGGACGAACCGGCTCCCGCCGACGGGATCGAAGTCCAGGCCGGGGACCAGCGCGACCCCCTGTTCCTCCAGCAGCGCTCGACACCAGGCCACCGAGTCGGCATAGCGGCCGAGCGCCGGGCCGAGGTCGGCGTAGAGATAGAAGGCCCCGTCGGCCGGCGCGATCGGCCCCCAGCCCAGGGAAGG is a genomic window of Ruania zhangjianzhongii containing:
- a CDS encoding thioesterase family protein, which gives rise to MSNSPVPSYFLPAGPDRYTPTEHVEGAWSDREQHVSPLAGLLVHHMESYRQQPGRSDGKALSRVTFDILGPIARAEIALETAVLRPGRSVELMQTTATIEGRPTLTARGWYLSASDTAAVAGTDLPALPDPDTFEPFAMSDTWPGGFVRSVTARSAAAPRPGRATVWVSTDIALVGGEQVGGEQVGGEQVGALAAYIGLIDAANGVAVRQQPTEWLFPNVDLSVHLFRQPVGPWVGLDTTVSFGPAGHGLTSSVLHDVGGPIGTAAQSLLLRER
- a CDS encoding substrate-binding domain-containing protein, producing the protein MLKFPDLDVHLGREAGQLIAERPPAERPDGIFGGNDMQAIEIVAELAAPRVDVPGEVAVVGYDDIVFASSIARPLTSIRQASKEIGAAAAQMLVDRLHCPDEPAQQLLFQPELRVRTSTRG
- a CDS encoding GDSL-type esterase/lipase family protein, with the protein product MSEAALETTTNTAPASTAPASTHLEPAADSPFWRGAYTWVPAGELYQPWRLPPERARRAHAPALVEMAQMAAGVRVELITDAAALRLPLTFSYDSPGTLDLTVDGELVDRRQLTDGSHTLTWDLPEGLHEVRIWLPQVGRTTVGMLELSGGTTIEPLPARPRWVTYGSSISQCRLAAGPSETWPAIAATTRGWDLTCLGLSGQCQLDPIVERALESLEADVISLCLGINIHNAATFSERTFAAQASGFIERVRDSHPGVPIAVITPIGSPDRETTDNAVGLNLETMREALADVVAVLSEDDEHLHLVDGLGVLDVDEAHLLADGLHPGAEGYRLMGTRLAERLGALAA
- a CDS encoding PQQ-binding-like beta-propeller repeat protein, whose translation is MTDAVTLNRRQLLALTPLPLVAAIPSFATLPAHAAEPPGGGQVIAFITDVHVNPEDQVKTSRARACADALVELDPDLVIHSGDLTDHGSALALRTWMEMFPPAFRERIHHVPGNHETHWNNDAYEAFEAEIGPLQYSVDLGDIHIVLNNSSIPAHGVADYDDQQIAWLRRDLAQAAGRPILAVGHHVLALTPNQIRNADKVLDVLTEAGAHAYLCGHIHSERNNVVNGLTELTGVSNGNEPGYYLLTRKTTEDSDVLEVERVDIADPTDPEVEPGRHPLPAIDLAPTDRNRLQPTRAEARITADGLKVDVELRDDVQVEKVEAAVMGPKLASGTVDNFEPLTADGNTWSVTLDLTEVPPGQNRAFIRVTAPGGTSPVGGNLWHSTLHFELEGFIPDWTFRLRGSTTAALISDDDRVITATTAGHVWAMRSEGRRVRPVWRAHIGPVHTDPVALADRGQIFYPSSDHRIYALNSTTGELLWQSDLGAPVTSDLDVATIDGDQVILAVAVNALYCLNADDGSIRWRQQLTGISGGPATCDGEQIYLGVGDGTTQAFDARTGEPRWSIEHADGAVDDYAKLTDGPWEARRLLLPDSALLAYSKDSMRAVRRSNGQLLWEREGSFSVCPAARMWGGQILSVSNNGTVRLLDPTTGDADLEVETVPYIKNADYLIRDSTVIITSVGGLVATVDLESGASEVLGQMAPDYVMSTPVLSPDESHYIVATMNGDLRSYPLPGRNGR
- a CDS encoding spore germination protein GerW family protein: MAESDNPAGKVIDAARDALTVRRVFGEAYEADGATVIPVARVLGGAGMGYGSGMGRDPRAESDGPNAEGTGGGGTFGACAQPAGVFVIRGGEVTWKPALDLNVAILGGQLLGGVIAIAVACTARVRAKSQAQSARWRRG
- a CDS encoding glycerophosphodiester phosphodiesterase, whose amino-acid sequence is MSLLIVGHRGAMAHQPENSLESYALAEEIGVDEIELDVRLSKDHQLFLLHDPTLDRTAGDDSARGLGPAAELTLAELQGAVLDSGRGVVSLAEMYGATSTAIQLEVKDPATVPFLADFFAERPADAARTILTGFNADALHHAAEVMAQIPRCIIVKTIADAEKFDGGWQGLVDHTGSTRLACGFAGLDLPLVQAIHDRGLELHVWPLRTLEDMRAAIRLGVDGTTSDDPAQAQQWYRQSLAEEGGA
- a CDS encoding universal stress protein; amino-acid sequence: MTITRDHPWVGEPQENPLVVGIEADQDPRVLHRARSLAEQLRTGMLCVWVDPGHVVASAEMAGAGTVPVAPDQDGTDTTEAEGALIDHVQRQLEGREVSWRFVYTAGEVARGLSRVAREYQAPMMVVGSRRPGFAGWMNELIGGSVGGHLAHTQDIPVLVVPLPAPRD